One window of Leopardus geoffroyi isolate Oge1 chromosome B3, O.geoffroyi_Oge1_pat1.0, whole genome shotgun sequence genomic DNA carries:
- the RASL12 gene encoding ras-like protein family member 12 isoform X1, translating to MSSVFGKPRVGSGSQSAPLEVNLAILGRRGAGKSALTVKFLTRRFISEYDPNLEDTYSSEETVDHQPVHLRVMDTADPDTPRNCERYLNWAHAFLVVYSMDSRQSFEDSSSYLELLALHAKETQRSSPALLLGNKLDMAQYRQVTKAEGAALAGKFGCLFFEVSACLDFEHVQHVFHEAVREARRELEKNSLPRPLFISEERALPHQAPLTARHGLASCTFNTLSTVSLKEIPAVAQAKLVTVKASRAQSKRKAPTLTLLKGFKIF from the exons ATGTCCTCGGTGTTCGGGAAACCCCGCGTGGGCAGCGGGTCGCAGAGCGCGCCCCTCGAGGTCAACCTGGCCATCCTGGGACGCCGCGGGGCTGGCAAGTCCG CTCTGACCGTGAAGTTTCTGACCAGGAGGTTTATCAGTGAATATGACCCCAATTTGG AGGACACCTACAGCTCCGAAGAGACCGTGGACCACCAGCCTGTCCACCTGAGGGTTATGGATACTGCAGACCCG GATACCCCCAGGAACTGTGAGCGCTACCTGAACTGGGCCCACGCCTTCCTGGTGGTATACAGCATGGACAGCCGCCAGAGTTTCGAGGACAGCAGCAGCTACCTGGAGCTGCTTGCTTTGCACGCCAAGGAGACGCAGCGCAGCTCCCCTGCCCTCTTGCTGGGCAACAAGCTGGACATGGCCCAGTACAG GCAGGTCACCAAGGCAGAGGGTGCAGCCTTGGCTGGCAAGTTTGGGTGCCTGTTTTTCGAGGTCTCTGCCTGCCTAGACTTTGAGCATGTGCAACATGTCTTCCACGAGGCCGTGCGGGAGGCACGGCGGGAACTGGAGAAGAATTCCCTGCCCCGGCCCCTCTTCATCTCCGAGGAGAGGGCCCTGCCACACCAGGCTCCGCTTACAGCCCGGCATGGGCTGGCCAGCTGTACCTTCAACACACTTTCCACCGTCAGTCTGAAGGAGATACCTGCCGTGGCCCAGGCCAAGCTGGTCACTGTGAAGGCATCCCGGGCCCAGAGCAAGCGCAAGGCACCTACCCTGACCCTGTTGAAGGGCTTCAAGATCTTCTGA
- the RASL12 gene encoding ras-like protein family member 12 isoform X2: MGWGLGRPDGCWHHLRDPLFWDLMLTYTWRQDTPRNCERYLNWAHAFLVVYSMDSRQSFEDSSSYLELLALHAKETQRSSPALLLGNKLDMAQYRQVTKAEGAALAGKFGCLFFEVSACLDFEHVQHVFHEAVREARRELEKNSLPRPLFISEERALPHQAPLTARHGLASCTFNTLSTVSLKEIPAVAQAKLVTVKASRAQSKRKAPTLTLLKGFKIF; the protein is encoded by the exons ATGGGATGGGGCCTGGGGAGACCTGATGGTTGCTGGCATCACCTCAGAGATCCTCTCTTCTGGGACTTGATGCTCACATACACATGGAGACAG GATACCCCCAGGAACTGTGAGCGCTACCTGAACTGGGCCCACGCCTTCCTGGTGGTATACAGCATGGACAGCCGCCAGAGTTTCGAGGACAGCAGCAGCTACCTGGAGCTGCTTGCTTTGCACGCCAAGGAGACGCAGCGCAGCTCCCCTGCCCTCTTGCTGGGCAACAAGCTGGACATGGCCCAGTACAG GCAGGTCACCAAGGCAGAGGGTGCAGCCTTGGCTGGCAAGTTTGGGTGCCTGTTTTTCGAGGTCTCTGCCTGCCTAGACTTTGAGCATGTGCAACATGTCTTCCACGAGGCCGTGCGGGAGGCACGGCGGGAACTGGAGAAGAATTCCCTGCCCCGGCCCCTCTTCATCTCCGAGGAGAGGGCCCTGCCACACCAGGCTCCGCTTACAGCCCGGCATGGGCTGGCCAGCTGTACCTTCAACACACTTTCCACCGTCAGTCTGAAGGAGATACCTGCCGTGGCCCAGGCCAAGCTGGTCACTGTGAAGGCATCCCGGGCCCAGAGCAAGCGCAAGGCACCTACCCTGACCCTGTTGAAGGGCTTCAAGATCTTCTGA
- the SLC51B gene encoding organic solute transporter subunit beta: protein MDHNDGVIQAPAGTVVPQELLEEMLWFFRVEDASPWNYSIFALVGVVIVISIVLLRKSIQANRNQKILRKNKPETTTLEVQDLAEAGAREDNNLNMLRETLLSEKQNLAQVETELKGRKVPLVLLPDPQESES, encoded by the exons ATGGACCACAATGACGGGGTCATCCAAGCTCCAGCTGGCACCGTGGTGCCTCAGGAACTGCTGGAAGAAATGCTTTGGTTTTTTCGAGTAGAAGATG CATCTCCTTGGAATTATTCCATCTTTGCCCTGGTGGGTGTGGTGATTGTGATAAGCATCGTCCTCCTGAGAAAGAGCATCCAGGCAAACAG AAATCAAAAGATACTGAGGAAAAACAAACCGGAAACAACAACTCTGGAAGTCCAAGACTTGGCTGAGGCCGGAGCCAGAGAGGACAACAACCTGAACATGCTAAGAGAGACTTTGCTCTCAGAAAAGCAAAATTTGGCCCAGGTGGAAACTGAGTTAAAAGGGAGAAAGGTGCCACTGGTTCTCCTTCCAGACCCACAAGAATCTGAGAGCTAA